ATACGTGGTCAGCTGATAATACTGAAGGCACACGTCCCGGACTTGCCAATAATCCTTATGATGGTAACAATCCTGCTGGAAGTGATTTTGACCTAGAAAATGGGGATTTCATTCGAATCAGCAATATCAATTTCGGATATACTTTTCCATCAAAATTTTTAGGGAGTATTAACTCAGCAAGGATTTTTATAAGTATGCAGGATATCGCCTTGATTACTAATTACTCAGGTTTTGATCCTGAGTTTAGTGAACCAAACCCCTACCCCGCTTCATATTCAACCACTCTGGGAATCGATATAAATTTTTAGAAAATATTAGAGAAGGATAGTATGCAGATAACAAAAAATAGAACAAAAATTTTCCTAGTTGCCACACTTTTAATTGGAGCAGGTTGTGGAGATGTACTTGAGCCACAAGTATATGGAGATTTGACACCAGAAACGTTTTTTGGCTCTGAGGCAGATTTTAATAATGCAGTTATTGCTCTATACAGCCCATTTATGACAGATTGGGGAGTGGTTGACCAAGGTGACGGACAATGGTATGCATCTTTATATAATGCAGACCCAAAAACCTATTTAATGAGGAGTATGATTACCACTGATGAAATGTTCAGTCCCTGGGTGCCTGATTTTACAGGTTTTACTTTTGGCCCTGCTACGTTAAGTAGTTTTCAGGCTTCGACCTACGCGAAAATAAGATATGTAGCACGAGCTACTGACGTAATCGATAAAATCCAAAACTCATCAGCGGATGTACCTACAAATATCAGAGACCTATATGTAGCAGAAGCAAAAGTACTGAGGGCATGGACCATGTATATTATTTACGATTTCTTTGGCCCTGTAAATGTAAAACTGAACCCGGAAACACTTAGCGACATAGAGATTACTCCCCGGCTTGCTAAAGAAGATTACTTGGCAGCGATGATAACAGACCTAGAGGAAGCTATTCCCAATCTAACAGATAAGTACAATGGAGACACAGAGAATTGGGGGAGGGTCAGTCAGGGCTTAGCTCGAATGGTATTACTCAAAATTTATATGCACGAAAAGAATTGGGCAGAAGCCGAGCAAATTGCACAGGAAATAGTTGCTATGAATTATGAATTATTGGATTCCTATCCCGATGTTTTTAATAATGAACAAAATAACGAACTGATTTACGCAGTTCCTGCAGATGCTTCTTCCCCTAATTATTACACACAGGAAATTATTCCAACTAATTTTGAGTCAAGTGGAAGTTTTATCCGTAGCTCGGGATGGTATGGCCTTTGGATGCCGTGGGATTTTTATGATACTTTTGATGCAGGAGATGAGCGCCTGGATACCATTTTAGATTCTTATATAGATTTCAGGAACAATACAGTGGACAGGTCTAATGGAATGAACGGTGCAATTCCCCTTAAATACACAGAACTTGATGGAAATGGCCCTGGGCACAGTAACGACCAAATTGTTTATCGTTTTGCAGAAGTTTTATTGTCCCTTGCTGAAGCAATAAATGAACAAAGAGGTCCGGCAGATGCTTATCAATATATTAATCAAGTTCGAAACCGTGTTAGTCTTTCAGATTTGTCCGGATTAAGTCAAACCGAATTTCGAGATGCAATACTTGTAGAACGAGGACACGAGCTTTTTGCTGAGGGTGTAAGACGTCAAGACCTAATTCGACATGGAAAGTTCATAGAATACGCACAAGCCCGCGGTACAAGTGCGCAATCTCATCATGTATTGTTTCCAATTCCTCAGGAAGTAATTCTACAGGGTGAAGGTATCATTGAGCAAAATCCAGGGTACAACTAAAATTTTCTTTCCTACTTAACCAATAACTAATGCAAGAACTATGAAAACAGAATTACGAGATATATTTTTGTTAACGATAACATTTTTGTTATCAAGCAATATCGTTTCCGGCCAGGAAACAATTGCAGAGGATAAAGCCTCCAATTACACCTTAGAGGAACTAGCCTCTCTTGAGAATTTAGGTACAGGCTTTGGTCCTTGGAATAGTATACTAACTGATGATGCTTCAGTAGAATTGTTGGATGCAAATGGTAATGGTGCAAACAGCGCCGCTATAAATACGGATGCGTTGTCTTTTGCATTAATCGCTTCTCCAACTGATGTACTAGGCAATCGTGTAGATCTTGGGAGAGAGTTTTTATCTGCGTTATCAGATGGAGATACGCTCTCTTTTGATATTGCGTGGAATTGGGTAGACGGACTTAAGGGAGTTTCATTAAGTAATGGTAGTTGGGAAAGTGAAGATGTTACTCTCACTATAGATTTTGACATAACTGGATTTTATGTAAACAGCGATTCTGTAGCCCCGCCACCAACAGAAGATGATTGGAATGGCTCGAATCCATGGCGACAGGAAGGAGAAGCCATGCACTTTTCTATAGTTAAGACAGCTGAAGGTTTAACATATTCAGTTAAAGCAATTACCCCGGAATCCCCGGTCGATTTTTCAGGAACCGTTGAGGGTGTTAATGCAGATCGGATAAACTTTTTTAACGATGATGGCCTCAATTGGGGAGGTTCCGGGCAAGGAAGTCTTTTCTTTAATAGTTTAAAGATTGTTAGTGGGATGGCTACTTCGAATGAAGAAGAACTAATCCAGTATTCGTTCAAGTTAGAACAAAATTATCCAAATCCTTTTAACCCGGAAACCCAAATTTCCTATTCTTTGGAGCAAGCCGGGCCTGTTGAACTAAGTATATACAACCTGCTGGGCCAACAGATATTGACTATAGAAAATGGATTTAAATCAGCAGGTAGTCACCTAGTAAGCTTAAATGCCTCAAATCTAAGCTCGGGAGTTTACATTTATACATTGAGAACCGAAATGGGAGTACTTTCCAGGAAAATGACTGTATTGAAATAGTAAAAGTACCACGATTTTTGACAGGTTTATTGAGTTAAGCCTGTTTCTTTAATTAAGTATATAATGAGTTTTAAAATGCCAAATTTGATATTTCTTGCAGTAATACTTGTTATTGCATGTACTGATAACCCCTCAAAAAACAATGACGAAGATCCAGCGCCATCTGAGGAATTCCTATTTGGTGCTGATTTATCATATGTAAATCAAATATTGGACTTTGGTGGAGTATATAAATCAAACGATGTCCAAACAGATCCATATTCAATTTTTGCGGACTTAGGTACTACAACTGCGAGATTTAGATTATTTAAAGATCCGGTTTGGACTAAAGAAGTATATGGTGAATTAGGTACTCAACTTTACAATGATATAGACGATGTTACTCTTGCCATTCAACTTGCTAAAAGTGCTGGTATGAACGTGCTGCTCGACTACCATTATTCAGATGTCTGGGCGGATCCCGGAAATCAGGAGGTTCCGGAGGCCTGGAATGATCTCTCTTTTGAGGAAATTTCGGATTCAATCTATCAGTATACCTATCAAATCTTGATGCACTTATACAGTGAAGATGCATTGCCGGAAATGGTTCAAATCGGTAATGAAAACAATTGTGGATTGGTTCATCCTTATGCAAATGTTTGCGAATCCGATGACTGGGAAGAGCTTGGTACATTACTTAACCAAGGGATTAAAGCAGTCAGGGAGACAGAGTTAGAAACGGGAAGTCAAATAAAAGTAATGCTACACGTTGCTCAACCCGAAAATGTCGATTACTGGTTCGAAAATGTGATTAGCATTGGCGGCGTGACTGATTTCGAGGTAGTCGGTTTCTCGTATTATCCAAAATGGTCTGAAATTTCTATCAACAGGATTTCAAATTATGTGGCCAATTTCAAGGCTGTATACGATCGAGAGGTGATGATACTGGAAACTGCGTATCCCTGGACTCTCACCAATGCTGATAGTTATGGAAACATACTTGGTTCCGACAGTGTAATTGATGGGTATGAGGCCACTATCGAAGGTCAACGGCAATTTATGATTGACCTTGTAAAGGAAGTTATGGATGGAGGAGGTACTGGAGTCTTTTACTGGGAACCTGCGTGGATTACTTCAAACCTAAAAGACTTGTGGGGAACAGGTTCTTCATGGGAAAACAGTACGTTTTTTGATTATGAAGGGAATGCGCATGGAGGATTCGATTTCATGACTTACGATTATTCAGAATAATTAGGCAAATAGTAGCAGCAAAAAGATGTTCAATACCACTTCGATAAGAATCAGCTTCAAAAAGCTTCAAGTTAGCATACTTTTATTGATTCCTTTAGCATGTACAATTCAAGCCCAGAATTTTGAGAATTCTCAATTATTTAATCATGATTGGGAATTTGTGAAAGATATCGATCCAGCTATATCAATAAATGATGCCACTATTCAATGGGAAAAGGTTTCCCTTCCGCATACAGCTAATATTGAACCCTTAGTAATTGCAGATCAACAATGGCAGGGAACCAGCTATTATCGAAAATATTTTTCGTTATCGCCCAGAGTAGAGGAAAAACATATTTCCTTAACCTTTGAAGGAGTAATGCATGAAACGGAGGTCTACTTAAATGGAGAGGTGATCTATTATAACGCAGGCGGGTACCTTCCGTTTTATGTTGATTTGACTGATGTAGTAAAATTTTCTGAACGCAATGAGCTCATTCTGAAGGTAAACAATGAAGACAATCCAGATATTCCACCGGGAAAACCGATCGCAGATTTGGATTTCAACTATTATGGAGGGATTTACAGAGATGTTCATTTATCTATAAAGGACAAATTTCGCATATCAGATCCTATAGGTGCCAATCGCGTCGCAGCTGGAGGGGTTTTTGTTCATTACGAAGACATATCTGACGAAAAAGCCACCGTATTCGTGCAAGTTGATATAGAAAATGGGCGCGATGAATCGGTAGAAGGAGAGCTACTAATTTCACTTAAAGATGCTAACGGAGCAATTGTAGCGAGCGGTGAAAATAATATTCAATTAGAATCCGGTACAAATAGTTTAGTTAGAAGCGAATTTATAGTTGAGAATCCTCTCCTCTGGTCTCCTGATCATCCAAATCTATACTTGCTTAGTGTTCAGTTATTCAGCGCCAATGGAAAGGTAGATGAAGCAGAACAAAAAATCGGGATACGCATATTCGAATTCGATGAAGACAATCAATTCGTACTTAATGGTGAGAAATTATACTTAAGGGGAACCAATCGTCACCAAGACTATCCTTATATAGGGTATGCTCTTTCAAACGAGGCCCAATACAGAGATGCATACAAGATTAAAGAGGCGGGTTTTAATTTTATAAGAACCGCTCACTATCCACCCGATCCATCATTTTTAGAAGCATGTGATGAACTCGGAATTCTATTTATGAATGCAATACCAGGATGGCAGTTTTTTGGTGAGAACGAATTCCAAGAGCGGGCTTTGAATGATATTCGAAACATGATCAGACGAGATCGTAACCACCCAAGCATAATTATTTGGGAAGCTTCTTTAAACGAATCAGGAATGCCGGAAGAATTCATGGAAATTGCCCATCAAACGGTTAAGGAGGAGCTACCAATTAATGATGTGTACACAAGTGGCTGGTTAGACCACGCGTATGACATATTCATCCCTGCACGCCAACATTCAAAACCACCAGCTTACTGGAGTAATTACGACAAAGATAAACCACTTTTTATTGCTGAATATGGGGATTGGGAATACTATGCCCAGAATGCAGGTTTCAATCAAGCAGCTTTTGAAAATCTAAAAGAAGAAGAGCGGAATTCCAGACAGTTGCGTGGATTTGGACAGGTAAGATTAGCCCAACAAGCCCTTAACTTCCAGGAGGCACACAACTCAAATCTTAAAGGAAACTCTTTTGGAGATGCTAACTGGGTAATGTTTGATTACAACCGGGGTTACGCACCAGATTTAGAGGCCTCTGGAATTCAGGACATTTTTAGAATTCCTAAATTTACCAACTATTTCTACCGGAGCCAGATTGATCCGGTTTTAGGTCCTGAACAGACATTGTTTAACTCCCCAATGGTATATATTGCAAACTATTGGACGGATTCGGAATTCACTGAAGTTAAAGTGTATAGTAATGCAGAGGAAGTGGTACTGTATTTGAATAATGAAGAAATCGAACGCAGAAACCCGGATATAGATCAGTATTCGACCCATCTTAACCATCCCCCTTTTACCTTTAATCTGGATTCTTTTATTCCGGGAATATTAACGGCAGAAGCGTTTATAAATGGAGAGTTGGTTGCCACACATGAGCGTATTACCCCGGGAGAAGCCACAAATATATCATTACAGGTAGATATCAGTGGCAAGCAACCGACAGCTGGGGTAAACGATGTGGTGTTTGTTTATGCATCGATTACCGATAAAAATGGAAACGCAGTACCTGATGCTTCAAATCAAATCTTCTTCAAAATTGAAGGAGATGGTGAACTGATTGGTAATAACCCGATTAAAGCCGAAGCAGGTATTGCAACCATGTTAGTACGGATAGGAGAAAATACGGACAGTCTTATTATAAAGGCTAGTAGTGCCGCATTGAAAGAGGCTTCCTTATCGCTAACGGTACAATAAAAGCTTAGCAATAATGATAGCATCACATATCCAGAATATTACAATAAACAAGGAGATTGTCCTTGAAAACGGACAATTAAGGGTTTCAATACTACCAGAATGTGGTGGGAAAATCTCCAGCATAAAAAGCAATAAAAGCGGAACCGAGTTCTTATTGCAACCCTCACAAACCATTTCAAATGAGAGAGATTTACAGTACGGAATGAGTTTTTTGCCTCCGTACGCATTCGGTTTTGATGATTGTTTTCCCAACATAGCAAAAACAACACTCCGGTTGCCGATAGGGGAGCGCGATTATCCTGATCATGGTGAGTTGTGGACCAGTAAATTCAATTATGAAATAAATGGAAGAGAAAAATCCTGCAAAATTGAGACTAATGGTGTTTTTCAAGAATACATTTTCAAAAAAAAGGTTTCCTTGAATGGCAAGCGGTTACTCATTGAATATGAACTGGAGAATACTTCCGATACAGAACTTAATTACATTTGGTCAGCTCATCCGTTATTAGAGGTAGATCCGGAAGATGAAATACTCCTGCCAGAAGGAATCAGGCATTTCGAGGTATATTACTCAAATATCCAAAGCCTGTTAAAAGGGGATCACCTCCAATGGCCAATTAACGTTAGAAACGTAGCACTGGCCAATGTGCAGGAGCCTTGGAAAGAAATAGCTCTTAAATTATTTGCAAACAATATTAGCTCTGGGAAAGCAGGCTTTTACCGGAAAAAGTCCGATGAATCCATTGTCTTCAATTTTGATACTTACCACCTGCGCCATCTTGGGCTCTGGCTATGCTACGGAGGCTGGCCGGAATCCTCAGAAGAAAAACAGCTTACCGTAGCGATAGAACCAACAAATTGCGATACCGATTGCCTTTCGGAAGCCATACAACAGGGAAAACATACATCGTTAATGCCAGGAAAAAGTAATAGCTGGTTTTTTGAGCTTTGTATAGAACCAGGGTATGGAAATGTTTGATTCTCAGATTAAAATAGGTAAGCATATTGTGGGGTATGTGGCCGAAGCTTTCACAAATCGGTTTGACGGTATACCAACTTTGATCAAATCACCAGGAAGGGTAAATATAATTGGTGAACATGTAGATTATAATGATGGGTTTGTTCTTCCTGCAACTATAAATAAGCATGTTGTATTTGCGATAGCTGCTAATGATACTTCTGTTGTAAACCTGGTTTCTCTGGATTTAGGAGAGAAAGAATCAATAGATTTAAATAATCTGCAAATACCTCCTAAGTACCAATGGACAAAATACATTCAAGGAGCACTTCTCGAATTAGGTGAAAGGGGATATTCAGTGGCCGGATTCGATGTGGTTTTTGGAGGGAATATTCCCATTGGGGCTGGGGTGTCGTCTTCTGCAGCCTTAGAAGGGGGGTTGCTGACCGGGCTTTCACATCTTTTTTCGCTGGACATAACAAAAAAAGAAATAGCGATGATGGGGAAAGATATTGAGCACAATCATATTGGAGTACAATGTGGGATAATGGACCAGTTTATCAATGTATATGGTCAGAAAGACGGCATTCTAAAATTGGATTGTCGGGATCTTAGCTATGATATTCTCCCCTTCGAAAACCGGGATGTAGCTATTGTTCTTTGTAATTCCATGGTCAGTCATAATCTATATACAACGCAGTATAACAAACGGAGGAAGCAGTGTGCCGAGGCGGTCAGCTATTTTAAGAAATTCGACCCCCAGATAAAAAAGCTTAGAGATGTTTCGATAGAACTATTTAACTCCAAAGGAAAAGGCTTAAGTCCTGACATTCAAAAGAGAACTAAATTTGTAATCGAGGAGATAGAAAGGGTACATACTGCAAGTGATTTAATATTGTCGGGAGAGATTGATTCTTTGGGGGAGAAGCTGATTGAATCTCATCTTGGTTTGAGTAAGGAATATGAGGTGAGCTGTCTGGAACTTGATTTACTGGTGGATATTGCTGTAAAACAGAATGGAGTACTTGGGGCAAGGATGATGGGAGGTGGATTTGGTGGATGTACCTTGAATTTAGTCATGGATGATTCTGTAGAAAGTTTCAAAGAGACTATTACTGACAAGTACAGATCGAAAACTCAAATTGACCCTGAATTATATGTGATGAAAATTGATGAAGGTGTACATATAATTGAAGGCTAAATCAATGACCTCGAGACATTTAGAGTATCCACATAGAAGGTTAAATATATTAACAGGAGAATGGGTCCAGGTTTCCGCTCATCGAACAAAAAGACCGTGGCAAGGTCAACAAGAAGAGGTCAATATTGATACAAAGCCTGAGTATGATCCGAGTTGTTATTTGTGCCCGGGAAATAAGCGTGCTAATGGCGTAATCAATCCTCACTACTCCTCTACGTATTCTTTTGTAAATGATTTTAGCGCCTTGATTGAATCAGTCCCTGATGATCATATTTCAATAGAAGGGTTGCTGGTTTCACAGGGTGAGCCGGGCATTTGTAAAGTAATTTGTTTTTCTCCAAAGCATAACCGAACACTTCCGGATATGAGTGTTTCAGAAATCAGGAAAGTAGTTGAATGTTGGGTTCACGAATATGTAGAATTGGGAAGTAGAGAGAATATAAACTACGTTCAAATATTTGAGAACAAAGGAGAAATAATGGGGTGTAGTAATGCACATCCGCATGGGCAAATATGGGCTCAAAAATCAATTCCAACAGAGCCCGAAAAAGAGCGTATTCGCTTTGAAGAATATTTCAAAGAGTATGGAAGAACCATTCTTACGGATTATTTAGAACTGGAACTCAGCCTCCAGGAAAGAATAGTTGCTGAAAATGATGATTTTGTTGTTTTGGTTCCATTTTGGGCTTTTTGGCCATTCGAGACACTCATTATCAGCCGACGGCCAATATCAAGGTTAGACGAATTTAGTGACTCAGAAAAGACAAACTTTGCACATATAATCCAGACAATCACCAGGAAGTATGACAAAGTTTTTAATGTGTCCTTTCCGTATTCGGCTGGGTTACATCCTGCACCAACAGATGGTGGAAATTATCCAGAATGGCATTTTCATATGCATTTTTATCCCCCGCTTTTAAGGTCTTCTACCATTAAAAAGTTTAGTGTTGGCTATGAATTACTTGCTAATCTACAGCGAGATACAACGCCGGAATACAGCGCTAATATCCTCAAAAAAATTTCAATTTGAGCTATGAAATACATAGGCATCTTTTTTTTTTAGGAATTATTGCATGTGAATCTACTTCGGACCCAATTCAAGAAACCCATGAAACGGAGGTAATCCTTCGAATAAAGCATAAAAGCACATTAGAAATCCTAGTCTGCGCTCATAGAGCTACTGTTGGTTACCTTCCCGAGAACTCTCTCTCTGCAATAAGGGAATCGGTAGCACTCGGCGTTGATATTATTGAGTTGGATGTTCGTACGACAGCAGATGATAGTTTAGTGATTATGCATGATCATGATATCGACCGGACAACGAACGGGTCTGGATACGTGTCAAGCATGTCCTATTCTGCCCTGCAAGAATATTTCTTAACCCATGCCGATTCACTAACCAACGAAAAAATACCCACTCTTAGAGAGGTTCTTTATCTCACACAGAATGAAGACGTTATTTTGAATTTGGATTTAAAGGATGTGAATACTCACCAGTATTATGAGTTACTTGAAGAGTTTAAGATGCAGTATCAAGTGATGAGCTATATTTGGGATGAAGAACTTTTCTGGGAACTGTTAGAAAAGGATAGCTTATATGCTGTTTTGCCACTGGCAAATACGATTCAGGAGGTAAGGTATTTCAATAGCTTCGTAGATTCTAAATTAATTCACTTCACAGAAGAAAGTTATCAGCCAGAGATTATTGAAGAAGCCAAAAGCAATGGCCAACTTATTTTTATTAATTCACTTTGGGAAATTGATGACCTATTTATAGATGGTCAGACTCAGGAAATGGATTCTCTCATAGCTCACAGGCCAGCAATTATTCAAACTGATTATCCCAAAGAACTTATTGACTATCTGAAGCAGAAAGGGCTCAGGTAAGTAATGCTACATTTATTCTCTATATAAAAGGACTCCGAGATGGAAACAATTGATGTAATAGTATTCATAACTTATGTATCAATGATAATTGGCATAGGTCTATGGGTCTCAAGAGATAAAGAAGGACATACGAAAAACGCTGAAGACTATTTCCTAGCCGGTAAGTCCCTTCCTTGGTGGGCTATTGGTGCATCTTTAATTGCTGCTAATATTTCAGCAGAACAAATAATAGGTATGTCTGGTTCTGGATTTGCTGTAGGACTAGCTATTGCTACTTATGAATGGATGGCTGCTGTTACTCTTCTTATTGTAGGAAAATATCTATTACCCATTTTTATAGAGAAAAAATTATACACAATTCCTGAGTTTATCGAACACCGGTTCAATACGACTCTTAAAACTATTCTAGCTGTTTTTTGGATTGCACTTTTCACCCTTGTGAACCTGACTACAGTCATGTTTCTGGGAGCAAAAGCCTTGGATACTATTTGGGGTGTTGGAGATGGTAGTTTATTGCTGCTTGCACTGATTGGCTTGGCACTAATTGCAGCTACTTACTCTATTTACGGAGGATTATCAGCTGTAGCATGGACAGATGTAATTCAAGTTATACTATTAGTTTTGGGGGGTATAGTAACGACTATTGTCGCGCTAAATGCAGTAACTCCCGAAGGAGGAGTAATAAAAGGTGCCGTGCATATCTTTGAAGTTGCGAATGATAAATTTGATATGATACTGGATAGATCTAACCCTGAGTTTAACAATTTACCAGGCATTGCAGTACTCATCGGCGGAATGTGGGTGGCGAATCTTTATTATTGGGGATTCAATCAATATATCATTCAACGTACGCTAGCAGCCAAATCTTTAGAAGAATCCCAAAAGGGTATCGTTTTAGCTGCTTTTCTCAAACTGATTATCCCATTTATCGTGGTTATTCCAGGGATTATCGCCTACGTGATGTATGCACAACCAGAAGGAACTTCGGAAATTGCAGGTGTAGTAGAAGCATTTACAAAATCTGATGGAACAACGGACAATGATAACGCCTATCCCTGGTTAATAAGCGTTTTTGTCGCTCCTGGTTTTAGAGGTCTTGTGGTTGCAGCCCTTGCAGCAGCAATCATTTCTTCCATGGCATCAATGCTAAATTCAATTGCTACGATATTTACAATGGACATTTATAAGCCATATTTCAACAAAGAAGCTTCAGATTCCAAAACTGTAAACGTTGGCCGCCTTACTGCGGGAGTTGCATTAGTTTTTGCAATATTAATCGCTCCGCAGCTTGAAACAGTACCACAAGTATTTCAATTTATTCAGGAATATACAGGCCTAGTGAGCCCCGGTATCTTGGCAGTATTTCTAATGGGCCTTTTCTGGAAACCTACTACAACAAGGGCCGCAACTATTGGAGTATTGTCTTCGATCGTTGTTGCATTATTATTAAAAATACCATCGATAGACCTACCATTCTTGGATCAAATGTTCTACACACTGATAATTACAATAGTGATCATTGTTGGGATTAGCTTATCTACCAATGAAGAAGGCGATGACCCCAAAGCAATTCGTTTTACTTCAAAGACATTCAAAACCAGTCCTCAGTTTAATATCGGAGCGTATGTTGTACTGATCTTGACCTCAATTCTGTACGCTCTGTTCTGGTGATCGTACATTAACGGTAGAACGGATAGTTAAAGTGATTTCTAGTCAACCCTGTCTGCTTCCAAAACATCTGTGATGGTATTTATTTCCGAGGGTACCAAAGGGAACTAATGGAGATTCAAAGACC
This DNA window, taken from Balneola sp., encodes the following:
- a CDS encoding DUF4982 domain-containing protein — its product is MFNTTSIRISFKKLQVSILLLIPLACTIQAQNFENSQLFNHDWEFVKDIDPAISINDATIQWEKVSLPHTANIEPLVIADQQWQGTSYYRKYFSLSPRVEEKHISLTFEGVMHETEVYLNGEVIYYNAGGYLPFYVDLTDVVKFSERNELILKVNNEDNPDIPPGKPIADLDFNYYGGIYRDVHLSIKDKFRISDPIGANRVAAGGVFVHYEDISDEKATVFVQVDIENGRDESVEGELLISLKDANGAIVASGENNIQLESGTNSLVRSEFIVENPLLWSPDHPNLYLLSVQLFSANGKVDEAEQKIGIRIFEFDEDNQFVLNGEKLYLRGTNRHQDYPYIGYALSNEAQYRDAYKIKEAGFNFIRTAHYPPDPSFLEACDELGILFMNAIPGWQFFGENEFQERALNDIRNMIRRDRNHPSIIIWEASLNESGMPEEFMEIAHQTVKEELPINDVYTSGWLDHAYDIFIPARQHSKPPAYWSNYDKDKPLFIAEYGDWEYYAQNAGFNQAAFENLKEEERNSRQLRGFGQVRLAQQALNFQEAHNSNLKGNSFGDANWVMFDYNRGYAPDLEASGIQDIFRIPKFTNYFYRSQIDPVLGPEQTLFNSPMVYIANYWTDSEFTEVKVYSNAEEVVLYLNNEEIERRNPDIDQYSTHLNHPPFTFNLDSFIPGILTAEAFINGELVATHERITPGEATNISLQVDISGKQPTAGVNDVVFVYASITDKNGNAVPDASNQIFFKIEGDGELIGNNPIKAEAGIATMLVRIGENTDSLIIKASSAALKEASLSLTVQ
- the galK gene encoding galactokinase, giving the protein MEMFDSQIKIGKHIVGYVAEAFTNRFDGIPTLIKSPGRVNIIGEHVDYNDGFVLPATINKHVVFAIAANDTSVVNLVSLDLGEKESIDLNNLQIPPKYQWTKYIQGALLELGERGYSVAGFDVVFGGNIPIGAGVSSSAALEGGLLTGLSHLFSLDITKKEIAMMGKDIEHNHIGVQCGIMDQFINVYGQKDGILKLDCRDLSYDILPFENRDVAIVLCNSMVSHNLYTTQYNKRRKQCAEAVSYFKKFDPQIKKLRDVSIELFNSKGKGLSPDIQKRTKFVIEEIERVHTASDLILSGEIDSLGEKLIESHLGLSKEYEVSCLELDLLVDIAVKQNGVLGARMMGGGFGGCTLNLVMDDSVESFKETITDKYRSKTQIDPELYVMKIDEGVHIIEG
- a CDS encoding UDP-glucose--hexose-1-phosphate uridylyltransferase, yielding MTSRHLEYPHRRLNILTGEWVQVSAHRTKRPWQGQQEEVNIDTKPEYDPSCYLCPGNKRANGVINPHYSSTYSFVNDFSALIESVPDDHISIEGLLVSQGEPGICKVICFSPKHNRTLPDMSVSEIRKVVECWVHEYVELGSRENINYVQIFENKGEIMGCSNAHPHGQIWAQKSIPTEPEKERIRFEEYFKEYGRTILTDYLELELSLQERIVAENDDFVVLVPFWAFWPFETLIISRRPISRLDEFSDSEKTNFAHIIQTITRKYDKVFNVSFPYSAGLHPAPTDGGNYPEWHFHMHFYPPLLRSSTIKKFSVGYELLANLQRDTTPEYSANILKKISI
- a CDS encoding arabinogalactan endo-1,4-beta-galactosidase; the protein is MSFKMPNLIFLAVILVIACTDNPSKNNDEDPAPSEEFLFGADLSYVNQILDFGGVYKSNDVQTDPYSIFADLGTTTARFRLFKDPVWTKEVYGELGTQLYNDIDDVTLAIQLAKSAGMNVLLDYHYSDVWADPGNQEVPEAWNDLSFEEISDSIYQYTYQILMHLYSEDALPEMVQIGNENNCGLVHPYANVCESDDWEELGTLLNQGIKAVRETELETGSQIKVMLHVAQPENVDYWFENVISIGGVTDFEVVGFSYYPKWSEISINRISNYVANFKAVYDREVMILETAYPWTLTNADSYGNILGSDSVIDGYEATIEGQRQFMIDLVKEVMDGGGTGVFYWEPAWITSNLKDLWGTGSSWENSTFFDYEGNAHGGFDFMTYDYSE
- a CDS encoding T9SS C-terminal target domain-containing protein, which translates into the protein MKTELRDIFLLTITFLLSSNIVSGQETIAEDKASNYTLEELASLENLGTGFGPWNSILTDDASVELLDANGNGANSAAINTDALSFALIASPTDVLGNRVDLGREFLSALSDGDTLSFDIAWNWVDGLKGVSLSNGSWESEDVTLTIDFDITGFYVNSDSVAPPPTEDDWNGSNPWRQEGEAMHFSIVKTAEGLTYSVKAITPESPVDFSGTVEGVNADRINFFNDDGLNWGGSGQGSLFFNSLKIVSGMATSNEEELIQYSFKLEQNYPNPFNPETQISYSLEQAGPVELSIYNLLGQQILTIENGFKSAGSHLVSLNASNLSSGVYIYTLRTEMGVLSRKMTVLK
- a CDS encoding RagB/SusD family nutrient uptake outer membrane protein; the encoded protein is MQITKNRTKIFLVATLLIGAGCGDVLEPQVYGDLTPETFFGSEADFNNAVIALYSPFMTDWGVVDQGDGQWYASLYNADPKTYLMRSMITTDEMFSPWVPDFTGFTFGPATLSSFQASTYAKIRYVARATDVIDKIQNSSADVPTNIRDLYVAEAKVLRAWTMYIIYDFFGPVNVKLNPETLSDIEITPRLAKEDYLAAMITDLEEAIPNLTDKYNGDTENWGRVSQGLARMVLLKIYMHEKNWAEAEQIAQEIVAMNYELLDSYPDVFNNEQNNELIYAVPADASSPNYYTQEIIPTNFESSGSFIRSSGWYGLWMPWDFYDTFDAGDERLDTILDSYIDFRNNTVDRSNGMNGAIPLKYTELDGNGPGHSNDQIVYRFAEVLLSLAEAINEQRGPADAYQYINQVRNRVSLSDLSGLSQTEFRDAILVERGHELFAEGVRRQDLIRHGKFIEYAQARGTSAQSHHVLFPIPQEVILQGEGIIEQNPGYN